The following coding sequences lie in one Oncorhynchus nerka isolate Pitt River linkage group LG14, Oner_Uvic_2.0, whole genome shotgun sequence genomic window:
- the LOC115123821 gene encoding nuclear factor 7, brain-like, with the protein MTSVLSEQLQCPVCLCLFTDPVSLPCDHTFCRPCIRAHLLQSSAKSQSRCPECRGPFSQKDLRAHRVLTNMADVAREEEESGLAARGPEAPQGRTVASELVCPEHDEKFKLFCETDQRLVCVICRDGEKHRGHTFTPVKEAAKISKNVLRGALGFLVKENREMEGLNQQQASEIIKTKEKSKSLSAHISSCFEELHQFLRRREEELKEEQEREEKKTVAAMLKNDCVIENTLMIGREMEVTLQSALEIPESDYFLEWWTERGLSVIEGMKMKDTAKPNYRSRVRGLFVTPDSLNLGLYETHLPFCMWKEMLKIIKPVPVRLTLSSSDDSYLKVLEGGASVRHADRKGGFGFNYYRDYAATSTVVSTETVQTGQHYWEVEVGGKLDWGVGLKVKEDSGKESVLSPEREIMLHLKPEKGLVFSHDGVETPLMAAAGDPGTQAEAQAGPRRVGLYLDCDRERVSFYDADSMVLLHSSWCSFISPCSLCLCPGPYMEGRNNNPLTVCWY; encoded by the exons ATGACATCAGTCCTGTCCGAGCAGCTCCAGTGCCCAGTCTGTTTGTGCCTTTTCACCGACCCGGTGAGTCTACCGTGCGACCACACCTTCTGCCGCCCCTGCATCAGAGCTCACCTGTTGCAGAGCTCAGCGAAGAGCCAGAGCCGCTGCCCAGAGTGCCGCGGCCCTTTCAGCCAGAAGGATCTCCGGGCTCACCGTGTCTTGACCAATATGGCAGATGTGGcccgagaggaggaggagagtggccTCGCAGCGAGGGGACCAGAGGCACCGCAGGGACGCACTGTAGCCTCAGAGCTGGTGTGTCCAGAGCATGACGAGAAGTTCAAGTTGTTCTGTGAGACAGACcagaggttggtgtgtgtgatctgCAGAGATGGAGAAAAGCACCGGGGACACACGTTCACACCTGTGAAAGAGGCAGCAAAGATCAGTAAG AACGTTCTGAGGGGAGCTCTGGGGTTCCTGGTGAAAGAGAACCGTGAAATGGAAggactgaaccaacagcaggccTCTGAGATCATCAAGACCAAG GAGAAATCTAAAAGCCTGTCGGCTCACATCTCCTCCTGTTTCGAGGAGCTGCACCAGTtcctgaggaggagggaggaggagttgaaggaggagcaggagagggaagagaagaaaaCTGTGGCGGCCATGCTGAAGAATGATTGTGTAATAGAGAACACGCTGATGATTGGTCGGGAGATGGAAGTGACTTTGCAGTCCGCTTTGGAGATACCTGAGTCTGACTACTTTCTAGAG TGGTGGACTGAAAGAGGCCTTTCTGTTATTGAGGGGATGAAGATGAAGGACACAGCCAAACCTAA TTACAGGTCAAGGGTTAGAGGTCTGTTTGTGACCCCTGACTCTCTCAATCTCGGCCTCTACGAGACTCACCTGCCCTTCTGCATGTGGAAGGAGATGCTAAAGATCATCAAACCAG TTCCTGTGCGCCTCACCCTTAGCAGCAGTGATGATTCCTATTTAAAGGTATTAGAGGGTGGGGCCAGTGTCAGGCACGCAGACCGGAAGGGCGGCTTCGGCTTCAATTACTACCGTGACTACGCCGCCACCTCCACCGTCGTCTCCACAGAAACCGTCCAAACAGGGCAGCACTACTGGGAAGTGGAGGTGGGGGGGAAGCTGGACTGGGGGGTGGGGCTAAAGGTGAAGGAAGATTCCGGCAAAGAGTCTGTCCTGTCTCCAGAGAGGGAGATAATGTTGCACCTGAAGCCTGAGAAGGGCCTGGTGTTCAGCCATGATGGTGTGGAGACTCCCCTGATGGCAGCTGCAGGTGACCCAGGTACTCAGGCTGAGGCCCAGGCCGGGCCTCGTAGGGTGGGGCTGTACCTAGACTGTGACAGGGAGAGGGTGTCCTTCTATGATGCAGACAGCATGGTTCTCCTCCACTCCTCATGGTGCAGCTTCATCTCCCCGTGTTCCTTATGCCTCTGCCCCGGGCCGTACATGGAGGGCCGCAACAATAACCCACTGACTGTCTGTTGGTACTGA